The following are from one region of the Marinitoga sp. 38H-ov genome:
- a CDS encoding alpha/beta fold hydrolase: MFLDNIPKDSKIIYEYSHPLFLEGGKDAVLLIHGYTGTPHDMYYLGKRLNKEGFTVYIPRLPGHGTNSIDFLNTNWKDWLRRVVDSYIELNSKYENVYVSGLSMGGVLTLLIAAQFNPKKIALAAPALEARNKLLKLTPILKYFSKRVERKEKDNYNEEGLNRLAREYWDYDWPSGGANLYKLQRLAKKRLNMVKSDTLIIVSKRDGAVPLSVANTIKNNISSKKIETIVLEKSPHVVVNDIEKEKVADEIIKFFKGNEI; encoded by the coding sequence ATGTTTTTAGATAATATACCTAAAGATTCAAAAATTATATATGAGTATTCACATCCATTATTTCTAGAAGGTGGGAAGGATGCTGTATTATTAATACATGGTTATACAGGGACACCACATGATATGTATTATTTAGGTAAGAGATTAAATAAAGAAGGTTTCACTGTTTATATTCCAAGATTACCCGGTCATGGAACAAACTCAATTGATTTTTTAAATACGAACTGGAAAGATTGGTTAAGAAGAGTAGTAGATTCATATATTGAATTAAATTCAAAATATGAAAATGTATATGTTTCAGGATTGTCAATGGGAGGAGTTTTAACATTATTAATAGCTGCACAATTTAATCCGAAGAAAATTGCATTAGCAGCACCAGCATTAGAAGCAAGAAATAAATTATTGAAATTAACTCCAATACTAAAATATTTTTCTAAAAGAGTTGAAAGAAAAGAAAAAGATAATTATAATGAAGAAGGGTTAAATAGATTAGCAAGAGAATATTGGGATTATGACTGGCCTTCAGGGGGGGCAAATTTATATAAGTTACAAAGATTAGCGAAAAAAAGGCTTAATATGGTAAAAAGCGATACATTAATAATTGTATCAAAAAGAGATGGAGCAGTTCCATTAAGTGTAGCTAATACCATAAAAAATAATATTAGTTCTAAAAAAATCGAAACTATAGTATTAGAAAAAAGTCCACATGTTGTAGTAAATGATATAGAAAAAGAAAAAGTAGCAGATGAAATAATAAAATTTTTCAAAGGAAATGAGATTTAA
- a CDS encoding Rne/Rng family ribonuclease — protein MKKSIVFSNHEDEIRVAILENKKLMEIYFEDLESGKLAGKIFLGRIENVVPALESFFVNIGTKKNGFLRFKDTTIDPNSLHRGSLIIVQVKKDGNTRKGPQLTMRINIPGRYMVYMPFGENSIGISKKIFSSNEKDRLREIGEILIETEEEGIIFRTNSENVDFHTLKNEFNDLKNIWKNIIENSKKNNKPTLLYEDENFIQYILREKLDNETYEIITDDTMLFKDFSILKEKYPNLIIRKVDIDAFSWSNIYEQLDDVFSRKVELPSGGIITIDKTEALTVFDVDSASNVLEDNVETTSFKTNLEAAKEICRQLRLRNIAGIILIDFIDMKENYHKEEIINIIKEESLKDKAKISISGFTKLGLLELSRKRTAPSIDALLFTQCPICQGTGKIASPKIVFRRAFKDLEESLEDLKKNHDIKEVYTSVYHNLSGYFTKEKKKYIENKYNVKLDIDFNWPDPNSYNIRYRK, from the coding sequence GTGAAAAAATCCATTGTTTTTAGTAATCACGAGGATGAGATTAGAGTTGCTATATTAGAAAATAAAAAATTAATGGAAATTTATTTTGAAGATTTAGAATCTGGAAAATTAGCAGGTAAAATATTTTTAGGTAGAATCGAAAATGTTGTTCCTGCATTAGAATCTTTCTTTGTAAACATTGGAACAAAAAAGAATGGTTTTCTTAGATTTAAAGATACCACTATTGATCCAAATTCATTACACAGAGGTTCTTTAATTATTGTACAAGTAAAAAAAGATGGAAATACAAGAAAAGGACCTCAGTTAACAATGAGAATTAATATTCCTGGCAGATACATGGTATATATGCCATTTGGAGAAAATAGTATTGGGATTTCTAAAAAAATATTTTCCTCAAACGAAAAGGATAGACTGCGAGAAATAGGAGAGATTTTAATAGAAACTGAGGAAGAGGGAATTATTTTTAGAACAAATAGTGAAAATGTAGATTTTCATACATTAAAAAATGAATTCAACGATTTAAAAAATATATGGAAAAATATAATAGAAAACTCAAAAAAAAATAATAAGCCTACATTATTATATGAAGATGAAAATTTTATTCAGTATATATTAAGGGAAAAATTAGATAATGAAACTTATGAAATTATTACAGATGATACTATGTTATTTAAAGATTTTAGTATTTTAAAGGAAAAATATCCTAATTTAATTATTCGAAAAGTAGATATTGATGCCTTTTCATGGTCTAATATATATGAACAATTAGATGATGTCTTTTCACGAAAGGTTGAATTGCCAAGCGGCGGTATAATAACAATAGATAAAACTGAAGCATTAACTGTTTTTGATGTTGATTCCGCTAGTAATGTACTAGAGGATAATGTAGAAACAACATCATTTAAAACTAATTTAGAGGCCGCTAAAGAAATTTGCAGACAATTAAGATTAAGAAATATTGCTGGCATTATACTTATAGATTTTATTGATATGAAAGAAAATTATCATAAAGAAGAAATTATAAATATTATTAAGGAAGAATCATTAAAAGATAAGGCTAAAATTTCTATTTCTGGTTTTACTAAATTAGGATTATTGGAATTATCAAGGAAAAGAACTGCCCCATCAATAGATGCTTTGCTTTTCACACAATGTCCAATATGCCAAGGGACTGGAAAAATTGCTTCACCAAAAATAGTTTTTAGACGTGCCTTTAAAGATTTAGAAGAATCTTTGGAAGATTTGAAGAAAAATCATGATATAAAAGAAGTATATACTAGTGTTTATCATAATTTATCGGGTTATTTTACTAAAGAAAAAAAGAAATATATAGAAAATAAATATAACGTAAAACTTGATATTGATTTTAATTGGCCTGATCCTAATTCATATAATATAAGGTATAGGAAGTGA
- the fsa gene encoding fructose-6-phosphate aldolase — protein sequence MKIFLDTANIEEIKIAKDWGIIDGVTTNPTLVAREGNIDFETRVKEICEVVKGPVSAEVTSMDYENMVKEAIHLASLSEHVVVKIPMTQDGIKAVKTLSSKGIKTNVTLIFSPLQALLAAKAGATYVSPFIGRIDDVGNQGLDLIEEILQIYYNYEFDTQIIAASVRHPYHVVEVAKMGCDVATIPFGVLQKLFFHPLTDKGIENFNNDWKKYLELKNK from the coding sequence ATGAAAATATTTTTGGATACAGCGAATATAGAAGAAATTAAAATTGCAAAAGATTGGGGAATAATTGATGGTGTTACGACAAACCCTACTTTAGTAGCAAGAGAAGGAAATATAGATTTTGAAACAAGAGTAAAAGAAATATGCGAAGTTGTAAAAGGACCTGTTAGTGCTGAAGTAACCTCAATGGATTATGAAAATATGGTAAAAGAAGCTATTCATTTAGCTTCATTAAGTGAACATGTTGTAGTTAAGATACCAATGACACAAGATGGAATAAAAGCCGTAAAAACATTATCTTCTAAAGGAATTAAAACAAATGTAACTTTAATATTTAGTCCATTGCAAGCTTTATTAGCTGCAAAGGCAGGCGCTACATATGTTAGTCCATTTATTGGAAGAATTGATGATGTTGGTAATCAAGGATTAGATTTAATAGAAGAAATTTTACAAATATATTATAATTATGAATTTGACACACAAATAATAGCGGCTAGTGTTAGACACCCATATCATGTTGTTGAAGTGGCAAAAATGGGTTGTGATGTAGCAACAATACCATTTGGTGTTCTACAAAAATTATTTTTCCATCCATTAACTGATAAAGGGATAGAAAACTTTAATAATGATTGGAAAAAATATTTGGAATTAAAAAATAAATAA
- the pheS gene encoding phenylalanine--tRNA ligase subunit alpha, with the protein MKEIKDRILNDLNENIKKVANIQEFQVLKSKFLGKKGEISNLMKEISKIDKDKRKEFGAFVNSIKKEAEEILEEAFLNLKKKLKEEEEKKNWVDITLPGAKRRIGYEHILKQTIREIYDIFSSMGYKIVEGPEIETTWHNFDALNTPDWHPARDMQDTFYIKDNIILRTHTSPVQVRTMLNNEPPLAIISPGRVYRKDEPDATHSPAFNQVEGLYIDKNVTVGHLKATLERFLTMYFGGSRKVLLRPSYFPFVEPGYEVDVDCMFCGGKGCNVCKGTGWIEILGAGLVHPNVLKNVGYDPDEWQGFAFGTGVERIAMLKHGISDMREFYKNDMRFLGL; encoded by the coding sequence TTGAAAGAAATAAAAGATAGAATTTTAAATGATTTGAATGAAAATATTAAAAAAGTAGCGAATATACAAGAATTTCAAGTTTTAAAATCTAAATTTTTAGGAAAAAAAGGGGAAATATCAAATTTAATGAAAGAGATTTCTAAAATTGATAAAGATAAAAGAAAAGAATTTGGTGCTTTTGTAAATAGTATAAAAAAAGAAGCCGAAGAAATTTTAGAAGAAGCATTTTTAAATTTAAAGAAAAAACTAAAAGAAGAAGAAGAAAAGAAAAATTGGGTTGATATTACATTACCAGGAGCTAAAAGAAGAATAGGATATGAACATATATTGAAACAAACAATAAGGGAAATATACGATATTTTTTCTAGTATGGGGTATAAAATTGTAGAAGGTCCAGAAATTGAAACAACTTGGCATAATTTTGATGCTTTAAATACACCTGATTGGCATCCTGCAAGGGATATGCAAGATACATTTTATATTAAAGATAATATCATATTAAGAACACATACATCACCTGTTCAAGTAAGAACAATGTTGAATAATGAACCGCCCCTTGCAATAATTTCTCCTGGAAGGGTGTATAGAAAAGACGAGCCTGATGCAACACATTCACCCGCTTTTAATCAAGTTGAAGGTTTATATATTGATAAGAATGTGACAGTAGGTCATTTAAAAGCAACGCTTGAAAGATTTTTAACTATGTATTTTGGGGGATCCAGAAAAGTATTGTTAAGACCTAGTTATTTCCCTTTTGTTGAACCTGGTTATGAAGTAGATGTGGATTGTATGTTTTGTGGAGGAAAGGGTTGTAATGTATGTAAAGGTACAGGTTGGATAGAAATTTTAGGGGCAGGTTTAGTGCATCCAAACGTATTAAAAAATGTTGGATATGATCCTGATGAATGGCAAGGTTTTGCTTTTGGAACAGGTGTTGAGAGAATAGCTATGTTAAAGCATGGGATTTCTGACATGAGAGAATTTTATAAAAATGATATGAGATTTTTAGGGTTATAA
- the pheT gene encoding phenylalanine--tRNA ligase subunit beta, translating into MNISKNWISDYIDFKVDTKKLVDMIKLHSTNVEGVEELGKGIKGVVVGKIIDIKDHPDADKIVICTVDVGNKKLQILTADKTVKVNDLVPVAVDGAVLSGNFKIKSRPMRGIMSEGMFCSLEELGLEEKSEFVYRIPEDIELGTDYIEYLKLKDDIIDIEIFPNRPDLLSYLGVAKEFIAIDAAENLRYPEIKELKKGNGFPVKIEYEGCKRYAALVIENVEVKPSPSWLVKRLATAGIRSINNIVDITNYVLLETGHPVHAFDLDLIGNEIIVRKANKGEKVELLDEKEYEMNGTETLITDGEKILALGGIMGGQNSGINNDTKRVLLEVAYFDPVNIRKSARYHKISSDSSYRFERGVDPNDVEFVMGRLAYLIEKLANGKVTSLMTDVYPEKVNPKKVFIRNNYLNERLGISIEENKTEEILNKLDFSYEKKESGFEVIVPTRRPDIAEEIDLVEEIGRIYGYHNIPSVLPKNNLIGGVSDYIKFREKISEVMRLNGYNEAFTFSFMDNSKMWMKKGEVFLENPISSELGTMRPLLVYGILESASYNFRNQSRDIKLFEIGKSFISDESSETKVKEIEKLAFVSIGEENPLDYTDKRMVNFYTFKGSLENLFNYFGIEADYKRDNIEGMSYSQSAKIYVNNQELGFMGKVDIDIAKDIYDINQPVFIAEINLEKMYELKRDNKKNVLSLEYPSMRRDYSMIVDEKITFFDIKNIILKVGKKLVEDIKIFDVYKGKNIGDGKTSLTITVIYRAKDRTLTDDEINRIAEKTIDRLKMELDINVRT; encoded by the coding sequence GTGAATATATCAAAAAATTGGATATCAGATTATATAGATTTTAAAGTAGATACAAAAAAATTAGTTGACATGATAAAATTGCATTCTACAAATGTTGAGGGCGTGGAAGAATTAGGGAAAGGCATTAAAGGTGTAGTTGTAGGAAAAATTATTGATATTAAAGATCATCCTGATGCAGATAAAATAGTTATTTGTACTGTAGATGTAGGGAATAAAAAATTGCAAATTTTAACTGCTGATAAAACTGTAAAAGTAAATGATTTAGTACCTGTAGCAGTAGATGGGGCTGTATTATCAGGTAATTTTAAAATTAAATCTAGACCTATGAGAGGAATTATGTCAGAAGGTATGTTTTGTTCATTAGAAGAATTAGGCTTAGAAGAGAAATCGGAATTTGTATATAGAATACCGGAAGATATAGAATTGGGAACAGATTATATAGAATATTTGAAATTAAAAGATGATATTATTGATATAGAAATTTTTCCAAATAGACCAGATTTATTGTCTTATTTAGGAGTTGCCAAAGAATTTATAGCAATTGATGCAGCGGAGAATTTAAGATATCCAGAAATAAAAGAATTAAAAAAAGGAAATGGTTTTCCGGTGAAAATTGAATATGAAGGATGTAAAAGATATGCTGCATTAGTTATTGAAAATGTTGAAGTTAAACCATCACCTTCATGGTTAGTTAAAAGGTTGGCTACAGCCGGTATTAGAAGTATTAATAATATAGTAGATATTACAAATTATGTATTATTGGAAACAGGTCATCCTGTACATGCTTTTGATCTTGATTTAATCGGAAATGAAATAATAGTTAGAAAAGCAAATAAAGGTGAAAAAGTTGAATTATTAGATGAAAAAGAATATGAAATGAATGGAACTGAAACATTAATTACAGATGGTGAGAAAATACTTGCTTTAGGTGGAATAATGGGAGGACAAAATTCTGGAATTAATAATGATACAAAAAGGGTATTGTTAGAAGTAGCTTATTTTGATCCTGTGAATATTAGAAAGAGTGCTAGATACCATAAAATATCTTCAGATTCTTCATATAGATTTGAACGTGGAGTTGATCCAAATGATGTTGAATTTGTAATGGGAAGACTTGCTTATTTAATAGAAAAATTAGCAAATGGAAAAGTAACTTCTTTAATGACAGATGTATATCCTGAAAAAGTTAATCCTAAAAAGGTATTTATTAGAAATAATTATCTAAATGAAAGATTAGGAATTTCAATTGAAGAAAATAAAACAGAAGAAATTTTAAATAAATTAGACTTTTCATATGAAAAGAAAGAAAGTGGATTTGAGGTAATCGTTCCAACTAGAAGACCAGATATTGCTGAAGAAATAGATCTCGTTGAAGAAATTGGAAGAATATATGGTTATCACAATATACCTTCAGTACTGCCAAAAAATAATTTAATAGGCGGGGTATCTGATTATATTAAATTTAGAGAAAAAATATCAGAAGTAATGAGATTAAATGGATATAATGAAGCATTTACATTTTCATTTATGGATAACTCTAAGATGTGGATGAAAAAAGGAGAAGTTTTTTTAGAAAATCCAATTTCATCTGAACTAGGTACTATGAGACCATTATTAGTATATGGAATATTAGAATCAGCATCATATAATTTTAGAAATCAAAGTAGAGATATAAAATTATTTGAAATAGGTAAGAGTTTCATAAGTGATGAAAGTTCTGAAACAAAAGTAAAAGAGATAGAAAAATTAGCTTTTGTTTCCATAGGTGAGGAGAATCCATTAGATTATACAGATAAAAGAATGGTTAATTTTTATACATTTAAGGGATCTCTGGAAAATTTATTTAATTATTTTGGAATAGAAGCAGATTATAAGAGAGATAATATTGAAGGTATGTCTTATTCTCAAAGCGCTAAAATATATGTAAATAATCAGGAATTAGGATTTATGGGTAAAGTTGATATTGATATAGCAAAAGATATTTATGATATAAATCAACCAGTATTTATTGCGGAAATAAATTTAGAAAAAATGTATGAATTAAAAAGAGATAATAAGAAAAATGTATTATCTTTAGAATATCCGTCAATGAGAAGAGATTACTCTATGATAGTTGATGAAAAAATTACATTTTTTGATATTAAAAACATTATATTAAAAGTTGGAAAGAAATTAGTGGAGGATATTAAAATATTTGATGTTTATAAAGGTAAAAATATAGGAGATGGAAAAACTAGCTTAACAATAACTGTAATCTATAGAGCTAAAGATAGGACATTAACAGATGATGAAATAAATAGAATAGCAGAAAAAACAATAGATAGATTAAAAATGGAATTAGATATAAACGTTAGAACATGA
- the flgM gene encoding flagellar biosynthesis anti-sigma factor FlgM: protein MDINKLNGAYQQYINETLKKENKIGKTSNGDRIIKQDNVPVKVSVDGSSKKYIEMARKEIPDTRDNLVEELRQAIEQGIYKIDPEKIAEKILGGF, encoded by the coding sequence ATGGATATAAATAAATTAAATGGTGCATATCAACAATATATAAACGAAACGTTAAAAAAAGAAAATAAAATAGGGAAAACCTCTAATGGGGATAGAATAATAAAACAGGATAACGTTCCTGTAAAAGTTTCAGTTGACGGTTCTTCAAAAAAATACATAGAGATGGCCAGGAAAGAAATCCCTGATACTAGGGACAACCTCGTGGAAGAGTTGCGCCAGGCCATTGAACAAGGTATATATAAAATAGATCCGGAAAAAATAGCAGAGAAAATACTTGGAGGTTTCTAA
- the flgK gene encoding flagellar hook-associated protein FlgK, giving the protein MSLFNTLNVGVSGLFASKTAMNATSQNIANVNNPNYSRREVNMTTNLPLNYGGLELGTGTKIESLQRIRDQFLDIQYRKYNSEYGYWKTINSNLNYVQSLYGEPSEEGFRKSIDEFWGSIHKILSEPTVPENKRELVYKANELANNLSSLYSNIENVKEGLNNDIQSSIDEINSKLEDLANLNKQIKDLKNQNISPNDLLDKRDVLLDELSEKFSFTVKEKNDGQISIILKNHEILNGEIYKKISLKEINGNKYLHIDNGILSLKEGSLGAMFELRDNLLNEQMNRINEFATTFYDTLNLIHEEGFDLTGTIRGMNFFDEIQSGNLATDKLRRIAGNKLLSGQPKNYVDSYINFNQNTISDIKLNFDIGSGELINLESGFEDNGDYIATLNSGDSLDNLLSGNKFRGNFNYNYSTNGGLLTFSNEGGVSLDNRLIIDFNRNIFKQLGLPSKDIQALKWTNIPTTQGIMTFKGPENYSETLNLQGITSLNEIAQRINADADGDGNTDGGLKLVRAFVRNNELYIAPTDSAYNDMKNVIIDDPNGMLHEMNSSSVDLSVLDSSQNSLKNAFGLYAYMTKSVDLSSYQSTDNVDITINYKDGTQYINSIQKSLLNGSLIGTSGEFQISQNGEEFEILPGADGTTYSWDKVDSIEIKINGSPIKIENFYYDKSSAANKLVSQGWVLDNQTASLNLKSDLDLKWRMDFMDFGSFISIQGKKIEIDFNRDTLQSLSEKINNSNTGVLSFYTPGGRFVLKADKTLNYDLKNAEIKGPERLFEVLGLWKHEDMSQQYSENFTFLNPTYDSTTFENKLKYVSKFALNDDVQIAKNLKVKDYLLSNPDMLAMDLGKMIDSDNDGDIDTLIPSGEHSSTLWEEGYMLKNSKLFSDGRHDFEDYISDMITEVGLTGEKAKRMEINSDSLRTEYLNQRESVKGVSLDEEMANMIKYQQAFNAAAKVINVVDGMLDRIINGLMR; this is encoded by the coding sequence ATGTCATTATTTAATACATTAAATGTTGGAGTTTCTGGGTTATTTGCCAGTAAAACAGCAATGAATGCTACTTCTCAAAATATAGCTAATGTTAATAATCCGAATTATTCTAGAAGAGAAGTTAATATGACAACAAATCTTCCTCTAAATTATGGAGGATTAGAACTTGGAACTGGAACAAAGATAGAATCCCTGCAAAGAATTAGAGATCAGTTTTTAGATATACAATATAGAAAATATAACAGTGAATACGGATATTGGAAAACTATAAATTCTAATTTAAATTATGTTCAATCATTATATGGCGAACCATCAGAAGAAGGGTTTAGAAAATCAATAGATGAATTTTGGGGTTCTATTCATAAAATATTATCTGAACCAACAGTTCCTGAAAATAAAAGAGAATTGGTATATAAAGCTAATGAACTTGCAAATAATTTAAGTTCATTATATTCTAATATAGAAAATGTTAAAGAAGGCTTAAACAATGATATACAATCTAGTATAGATGAAATTAATTCTAAATTAGAGGATTTAGCAAATTTAAATAAGCAAATTAAAGATTTAAAAAATCAAAATATTAGTCCAAATGATTTATTAGATAAAAGAGATGTTCTTTTAGACGAATTATCAGAAAAATTTAGTTTTACAGTCAAAGAAAAAAATGATGGGCAAATAAGTATTATTTTAAAAAATCATGAAATATTGAATGGAGAAATATATAAAAAAATAAGTTTAAAAGAAATCAATGGAAATAAATATTTACATATAGACAATGGAATATTGTCATTAAAAGAAGGTTCTTTAGGTGCAATGTTTGAATTAAGAGATAATTTATTAAATGAGCAAATGAATAGAATAAATGAATTTGCTACAACATTTTATGACACATTAAATTTGATTCATGAAGAGGGTTTTGATTTAACTGGAACTATAAGAGGTATGAATTTTTTTGATGAAATACAATCTGGTAATTTAGCAACTGATAAGTTAAGAAGAATTGCCGGAAATAAATTATTAAGTGGTCAGCCCAAAAATTATGTAGATAGTTATATTAATTTTAATCAAAATACTATCAGTGATATAAAATTAAACTTTGATATAGGTTCTGGAGAATTAATTAATTTAGAAAGTGGATTTGAAGATAACGGAGATTATATCGCTACATTAAATTCTGGGGATTCGTTAGATAATTTGTTATCCGGTAATAAATTTAGAGGTAATTTTAATTATAACTATAGTACTAATGGAGGATTATTAACTTTTTCAAATGAAGGTGGAGTTTCTTTAGATAATAGATTAATTATTGATTTCAATAGAAATATTTTTAAGCAATTAGGATTGCCTTCAAAAGATATTCAAGCATTAAAATGGACTAATATTCCAACTACTCAAGGGATAATGACATTTAAAGGCCCGGAAAATTATTCTGAAACTCTTAATTTGCAAGGTATTACTTCATTAAATGAAATTGCTCAAAGAATTAATGCGGATGCTGACGGTGATGGGAATACAGATGGTGGATTAAAATTAGTTAGAGCATTTGTTAGAAATAATGAATTATATATTGCTCCAACTGATTCTGCATATAATGATATGAAAAATGTTATAATAGATGATCCCAATGGGATGCTACATGAAATGAATTCTTCTTCAGTTGATTTATCTGTTTTAGATTCATCACAGAATTCTTTAAAAAACGCATTTGGATTATATGCATATATGACTAAATCAGTTGATTTATCTTCTTATCAGTCAACTGATAATGTTGATATTACAATAAATTATAAAGATGGAACGCAATATATTAATTCAATTCAAAAGTCGTTATTAAATGGTAGCTTAATAGGAACATCTGGAGAATTTCAGATTTCTCAAAATGGTGAAGAATTTGAGATATTACCTGGAGCCGATGGAACTACATATAGTTGGGATAAAGTTGACAGTATAGAAATAAAAATAAATGGAAGTCCTATAAAAATTGAGAACTTCTACTATGATAAATCATCAGCAGCAAATAAACTTGTTTCTCAAGGATGGGTGTTAGATAATCAAACAGCATCATTAAACTTAAAATCTGATTTGGATTTGAAATGGCGAATGGATTTTATGGACTTTGGATCATTTATTTCTATTCAAGGTAAAAAAATAGAAATAGATTTTAATAGAGATACTCTACAAAGTTTATCTGAAAAAATAAATAATTCTAATACAGGAGTTTTATCTTTTTATACACCTGGCGGAAGATTTGTATTAAAAGCAGATAAAACTTTAAATTATGATTTGAAAAACGCAGAAATAAAAGGACCTGAAAGATTATTTGAAGTATTAGGATTATGGAAACATGAAGATATGTCTCAACAATATTCAGAAAATTTTACTTTTTTAAATCCTACATACGATTCAACAACATTTGAAAATAAGTTAAAATATGTGTCTAAATTTGCGCTAAATGATGATGTTCAAATAGCAAAAAATTTAAAAGTTAAAGATTATCTTTTAAGTAATCCAGATATGTTAGCTATGGATTTAGGTAAAATGATAGATTCTGATAATGATGGAGATATAGATACTTTAATTCCATCAGGAGAACATTCTTCAACATTATGGGAAGAAGGGTATATGTTAAAAAATTCAAAATTGTTTTCTGATGGAAGACATGATTTTGAAGACTATATATCTGATATGATAACAGAAGTTGGTCTTACAGGAGAAAAAGCAAAAAGAATGGAAATTAATAGTGATAGTTTAAGAACTGAGTATTTAAATCAAAGAGAAAGTGTTAAAGGAGTTTCTTTAGATGAAGAAATGGCTAATATGATTAAGTATCAACAAGCATTTAACGCAGCAGCAAAAGTAATTAATGTTGTTGATGGAATGCTTGATAGAATAATTAATGGATTGATGAGGTGA
- the flgL gene encoding flagellar hook-associated protein FlgL, which produces MRITQGMIANNALKNIRNSMLKREELSEQITTGKKINRPSDDPSKAGKSSYLMSRNRILNEYIENIKGTRSVLKYYDTALQEMQTINHRIKELTVQAADDTKTVEDRHHIALELEQLKEHLYKIANTQIGGKYIFGGAKTNVSPVTKENEAIIINTPQEANIRAKIPLENIEVEYGVTVYDVFKTDSGETAFGILERLINSVESGDNNSIEKDLGALDNILNNVNANLARVGSIDNMLESMEKRFENIVDNNTEIINDLVGADLTKAISDLTLEQTALQAALKTTAQILPQSLVDFIK; this is translated from the coding sequence ATGAGAATTACCCAAGGAATGATAGCAAATAACGCTTTAAAAAATATTAGGAATTCTATGCTAAAAAGAGAAGAATTAAGTGAACAAATTACTACTGGTAAAAAAATAAATAGACCATCAGATGATCCATCAAAAGCTGGAAAAAGCAGCTATTTAATGAGTAGAAATAGGATTTTAAATGAATATATTGAAAATATTAAAGGTACAAGATCAGTATTAAAATACTATGATACAGCATTACAAGAAATGCAAACTATTAATCATAGAATAAAAGAATTAACCGTACAGGCAGCTGATGATACTAAAACAGTTGAAGATAGACATCATATAGCTTTAGAATTAGAGCAATTAAAAGAACATTTGTATAAAATAGCGAATACACAAATAGGGGGAAAATATATTTTTGGTGGTGCAAAAACAAATGTTTCACCAGTAACTAAAGAAAATGAAGCTATAATTATTAATACTCCTCAAGAAGCCAATATAAGAGCGAAAATTCCTTTAGAGAATATTGAGGTAGAGTATGGAGTAACAGTATATGACGTTTTTAAAACGGATTCTGGAGAAACAGCTTTTGGAATTTTAGAAAGATTAATAAATTCTGTAGAAAGTGGAGATAATAATAGTATAGAAAAAGATTTAGGAGCTCTTGATAATATTTTGAACAACGTAAATGCAAATTTAGCTAGAGTAGGAAGCATAGATAATATGTTAGAGTCAATGGAAAAAAGATTTGAAAATATAGTAGACAATAATACAGAAATTATAAATGATTTAGTAGGAGCAGATCTAACAAAAGCAATAAGTGATTTAACACTTGAACAAACAGCATTACAAGCAGCATTGAAAACTACTGCACAAATATTACCACAATCCCTTGTGGATTTTATTAAGTAG